From the Tripterygium wilfordii isolate XIE 37 chromosome 6, ASM1340144v1, whole genome shotgun sequence genome, one window contains:
- the LOC119999275 gene encoding allene oxide synthase 1, chloroplastic-like has translation MAAVSSSLSASPTLQFHIQTNRKSPSKLSNRCFSIRQIYASISETSPSKVTPSKSDKLPVRPVPGSYGLPVIGPINDRVDYFYNQGRVEFFKSRIQKYQSTVYRVNMPPGPFIASDPHVIVLLDGKSFPVLFDVTKVEKKDVFTGTYMPSTDLTGGYRVLSYLDPSEPNHAKLKNIIFSLLKSRRDHVIPEFHSSFAELFETLEKNLEEKGKAGYNDPNDQASFNFLARAFFGVNPPDTKLGLDGPKLIGKWVLFQLSPVLTLGLPKVVEESTIRSHRLPPLLVKSDYQRLYDFFYTSADSILSDAANSGISREEACHNILFAICFNSFGGLKILFPNMMKWIGRAGVKLHTQLAREIRSAIKASGGKVTMAAMEQMPLMKSVVYEALRIDPPVPTQYGKAKKDFIIESHDAAFEIKEGEMLFGYQPFATKDPKIFDRPEEFVGDRFIGEGEKLLKHVLWSNGPETEKPTVNNKQCAGKDFIVLASRLFVVELFRRYDSFEIDVGKSAIGVAVTVTSLKRASF, from the coding sequence ATGGCTGCTGTTTCTTCCTCTCTATCCGCTTCTCCTACTCTGCAATTTCACATCCAGACTAATAGAAAATCACCATCAAAGCTCTCCAACCGTTGTTTCTCTATTCGTCAGATCTATGCTTCAATCTCCGAGACGTCACCGTCCAAGGTGACTCCGTCAAAATCCGACAAACTCCCGGTTCGTCCAGTACCGGGAAGCTATGGACTTCCTGTTATCGGTCCAATCAATGATAGAGTTGATTACTTTTACAATCAGGGTCGGGTCGAGTTCTTCAAGTCACGGATCCAGAAGTACCAATCCACGGTTTACAGAGTCAACATGCCACCTGGTCCCTTCATAGCTTCAGACCCACACGTCATCGTTTTGCTCGACGGCAAGAGTTTTCCGGTTCTATTCGACGTTACCAAAGTTGAGAAGAAAGACGTGTTCACTGGCACTTACATGCCTTCAACGGACCTCACCGGTGGCTACCGTGTCCTCTCCTATCTCGACCCCTCTGAGCCGAACCACGCCAAgctcaaaaatatcattttctcGCTTCTAAAGTCTCGGCGCGACCACGTGATTCCGGAGTTCCATTCGAGCTTCGCAGAGCTCTTTGAGACTCTGGAGAAGAATCTCGAAGAAAAGGGCAAAGCCGGTTACAACGACCCTAACGATCAGGCCTCCTTTAACTTTCTGGCTCGGGCCTTCTTCGGCGTAAACCCACCTGACACTAAACTCGGGCTTGATGGACCCAAACTGATTGGTAAGTGGGTTCTGTTTCAACTCAGTCCAGTATTGACTCTTGGGCTGCCGAAAGTTGTTGAAGAATCGACGATCCGCTCCCACCGTCTCCCTCCGCTTCTCGTCAAATCTGACTACCAGCGACTCTACGATTTCTTCTATACATCGGCGGATTCCATTCTCTCGGATGCCGCGAATTCAGGCATCTCAAGAGAAGAAGCCTGCCACAACATTCTGTTCGCTATATGCTTCAATTCATTCGGTGGCTTAAAGATCCTCTTCCCCAATATGATGAAGTGGATTGGCCGGGCCGGAGTCAAACTCCATACTCAATTAGCCCGAGAGATCAGATCAGCCATCAAAGCCAGCGGTGGCAAAGTCACGATGGCAGCCATGGAACAGATGCCGTTGATGAAATCAGTAGTCTACGAAGCTCTCCGCATCGACCCGCCTGTGCCGACACAATACGGCAAGGCAAAGAAAGACTTCATAATCGAGAGCCATGACGCTGCTTTCGAGATCAAGGAAGGTGAGATGTTATTCGGGTACCAACCGTTCGCTACCAAGGACCCGAAGATATTTGATAGACCGGAGGAGTTCGTGGGGGATCGTTTTATTGGGGAGGGTGAGAAGCTGTTGAAGCACGTACTATGGTCGAATGGGCCCGAGACAGAGAAGCCAACAGTGAATAATAAACAATGCGCCGGGAAAGATTTCATAGTGCTGGCTTCAAGGTTGTTCGTGGTGGAGCTGTTTCGCCGCTACGATTCGTTTGAGATTGACGTCGGGAAGTCGGCAATTGGAGTTGCCGTTACTGTAACATCTTTGAAGAGAGCAAGCTTTTGA